A window from gamma proteobacterium SS-5 encodes these proteins:
- a CDS encoding RNA pseudouridine synthase — MEQAPPILHLDPLFLVVIKPPWLLSVPGRGPDKQDSVVTRLARDFPAIREVHRLDWETSGLMLLARDKASHRALSLQFQQRSVEKEYIAQVAGRIAEAAGQIELPLICDWPNRPRQRVDHQLGKPALTLWQCIARDAASSRLLLRPHTGRSHQLRVHLASIGHPILGDGLYGNPSSAPRLLLHASRLSIDHPGSGQRLIFDSPAPF, encoded by the coding sequence ATGGAGCAGGCGCCACCCATCCTGCATCTGGACCCCCTGTTTCTGGTGGTGATCAAGCCGCCCTGGCTGCTCTCCGTGCCGGGGCGCGGGCCAGACAAACAGGACTCGGTGGTCACCCGCCTGGCGCGGGATTTTCCCGCTATCCGCGAGGTGCATCGGCTGGACTGGGAGACCTCGGGGCTGATGCTGCTGGCGCGGGACAAGGCCAGCCACAGGGCGTTGAGCCTCCAGTTTCAGCAGCGCTCGGTGGAGAAGGAATACATCGCCCAGGTAGCGGGCCGGATAGCAGAGGCAGCGGGCCAGATTGAGCTGCCCCTGATCTGCGACTGGCCGAATCGGCCGCGCCAGCGGGTCGATCATCAGCTGGGCAAGCCCGCCCTCACCCTCTGGCAGTGCATTGCCCGTGACGCCGCCAGCAGCCGCCTGCTGCTGCGGCCCCACACCGGCCGCTCGCACCAATTGCGCGTTCATCTGGCCAGCATCGGCCACCCCATCCTCGGCGATGGCCTGTACGGCAACCCCAGCTCAGCGCCCCGGCTGCTGCTGCACGCCAGCCGCCTCAGCATAGACCACCCCGGCAGCGGCCAGCGCCTGATCTTCGACAGTCCGGCACCGTTTTAG
- a CDS encoding TIGR00645 family protein, whose protein sequence is MKKIEHRLEALIFSSRWLLAPFYLGLLLAMALLLVKFIKEFIHFVPLVFTAEGGDVIIGVLTLIDVVMVANLIIIIVFAGYENFVSRFDAAGHEDWPSWMGHVGFAELKMKLIGSIVAISGIELLKAFMHVESLTNEQLAWKVGIHMTFVISGVLFALMDRISTGKAPHTKTPDEPH, encoded by the coding sequence ATGAAAAAAATTGAACACCGCCTTGAAGCCCTGATCTTCTCCAGCCGTTGGCTGCTGGCCCCCTTTTACCTGGGCCTGCTCCTGGCCATGGCCCTGTTGCTGGTGAAATTCATCAAGGAATTCATCCATTTCGTGCCCCTGGTGTTCACTGCCGAGGGGGGTGATGTCATCATCGGCGTACTCACCCTGATCGACGTGGTGATGGTGGCGAACCTGATCATCATCATCGTCTTTGCCGGATATGAAAACTTCGTCTCCCGCTTCGACGCCGCCGGCCATGAGGATTGGCCGAGCTGGATGGGCCATGTCGGCTTCGCCGAGCTGAAGATGAAGCTGATCGGCTCCATCGTCGCCATCTCCGGCATTGAACTGCTCAAGGCCTTCATGCACGTGGAGAGCCTGACCAACGAGCAGCTGGCCTGGAAGGTAGGCATCCACATGACCTTCGTCATCTCCGGCGTGCTGTTTGCCCTGATGGACCGCATCTCCACCGGCAAGGCACCCCATACCAAGACCCCTGATGAGCCGCACTGA
- a CDS encoding sensor domain-containing phosphodiesterase: protein MDSTDKLYELVLSSSLDMILSSSRDPLALCDEQLCFRQINLPFTQLTRHLPDALRGKPFLQLTPDGAVGCVEMEQAAQQGRDWQGVMQLRRGDGRLLSARVELKRIAPNLSHSALWLLWLLPPETEQNPTGNIQHDSLTGLPNRALFLDRVDQALIAAARVKKSVALLLIGVDRFVLINDGLGREVGDLVLKEIGQRLSATIRRSDTLARLDGDMFGAVMQIASTGDSVLVAEKILHALGRPIRVDKRDVTISVSIGISIFPEDGGECQRLLSHAESAMRHQKKQGGNHYQFFAAEMNQAAKTRIEMERGIRQALISGEFVVYYQPKVSLGDNAVVGAEALVRWQRPGMGLIPPGDFIPVAEEAGLVGGIGDFVLRRSCQQAAEWLGKGYRPLRISVNVTASQFRDPQLLHKVEQALADSGLPPQYLELEITESMLVGNVEEVIRKLTTFRDMGIHISIDDFGTGYSSLSYLSRFPITTLKIDRAFIQDMVGNPKMAEITNAIIGLSRGLGLEVVAEGAESLEHIDILRGQSCDLVQGFFYSRPLPPDEFERILSRGFLYDNGT, encoded by the coding sequence ATGGACAGTACCGATAAACTCTACGAGCTGGTGCTCAGCTCTTCCCTGGACATGATCCTGTCCTCCTCCCGTGACCCCCTGGCCCTGTGCGATGAACAGCTGTGCTTTCGCCAGATCAACCTGCCCTTTACCCAGCTGACCCGGCACCTGCCGGACGCCCTGCGTGGCAAGCCCTTCTTGCAGCTCACCCCGGATGGCGCGGTGGGCTGCGTGGAGATGGAGCAGGCGGCGCAACAGGGGCGGGACTGGCAGGGGGTGATGCAGTTGCGGCGTGGCGATGGTCGGCTGCTGTCCGCCCGGGTAGAACTCAAGCGCATCGCGCCCAATCTGAGCCACAGCGCCCTCTGGCTGCTGTGGCTGCTGCCGCCGGAGACGGAGCAGAACCCGACCGGTAACATCCAGCATGACTCCCTCACCGGCCTGCCCAACCGGGCGCTGTTTCTCGATCGGGTGGATCAGGCCCTGATCGCTGCGGCGCGGGTGAAGAAATCCGTCGCCCTGTTGCTCATCGGGGTGGATCGCTTCGTGCTGATCAACGATGGCCTGGGCCGTGAGGTGGGTGATCTGGTACTCAAAGAGATAGGCCAGCGCCTGAGCGCTACCATTCGCCGCAGCGACACCCTGGCGCGGCTGGACGGTGATATGTTCGGCGCGGTGATGCAGATCGCTTCCACCGGCGATAGCGTGCTGGTGGCGGAAAAGATCCTGCACGCCCTGGGTCGGCCGATTCGGGTGGATAAGCGCGATGTGACTATCTCGGTAAGTATCGGCATCAGCATCTTTCCCGAGGATGGTGGCGAGTGCCAGCGGCTGCTGAGTCATGCCGAGAGTGCCATGCGCCACCAGAAGAAGCAGGGTGGCAACCATTATCAGTTCTTCGCCGCCGAGATGAACCAGGCGGCAAAGACCCGCATCGAGATGGAGCGCGGCATTCGCCAGGCCCTGATCAGCGGTGAGTTTGTCGTCTATTATCAGCCCAAGGTGTCCCTCGGCGATAACGCCGTGGTCGGGGCCGAGGCGCTGGTGCGCTGGCAGCGGCCGGGCATGGGCCTGATCCCGCCGGGTGACTTCATTCCGGTGGCGGAGGAGGCCGGTCTGGTGGGGGGTATAGGTGATTTCGTCCTGCGCCGATCCTGTCAGCAGGCCGCCGAGTGGCTGGGCAAGGGCTATCGGCCGCTGCGTATCTCGGTCAACGTCACCGCCTCGCAGTTTCGTGACCCCCAGCTGCTGCACAAGGTGGAGCAGGCCCTGGCGGACAGCGGTCTGCCGCCGCAGTACCTGGAGTTGGAGATCACCGAGAGTATGCTGGTGGGTAATGTCGAGGAGGTGATCCGCAAGCTCACTACCTTCCGTGATATGGGCATACACATCTCCATCGATGACTTCGGTACCGGCTATTCCAGCCTCAGCTACCTGAGCCGCTTCCCCATCACCACCCTGAAGATCGACCGCGCCTTTATCCAGGACATGGTCGGCAATCCGAAGATGGCGGAGATCACCAATGCCATCATCGGCCTGTCACGGGGCCTGGGTCTGGAGGTGGTGGCCGAGGGGGCGGAGAGCCTGGAGCACATCGACATACTGCGGGGGCAGTCCTGCGACCTGGTGCAGGGCTTTTTCTACAGCCGACCGCTGCCGCCGGATGAGTTCGAGCGGATCCTCAGCCGGGGCTTTCTGTACGACAACGGAACCTGA